GGGGGGCTGGTGccgaggggaggtgggggtgggcttgagctggggggtgggctggggatcAGGGGGGCCAGGGGGTAGCCTGGGAAGCTGAAGTCCTGGGGCTCCATGTGAGTGAGGCGGTGGCGGAGAAGGGTGGAGCTGAGGCTGAAGGTGCGGTCACACTCCGGACAGGCGTGAGGCCTCTCGCCACTGTGGGTGCGGAGGTGCTTGACCCGGGCGGAGCTGTCAGCAAAACCCTTGCCACACTCGGGGCAGAggtagggtttctctcctgtgtgcacCCGCAGGTGCTTCACCAGATCTGAGCCCCGGGCAAACTCCTTTCCACACACATCGCAGCCAAAAGGCTTGGGCCCCAGGTGACtacgctggtggctcaggaggCTGCAGCTGAGCACAAATCTTTTGCCACAATCGGTGCAGATGTACGGCTTGTCCTGGGCCTTAGGTCCCTGTGCGGCTGCTGTGGCCATTCGAGATGGCTGCCGTCGGGGCACCACGGGCCGGGTGGGCTGCTCCCCCCGGTGTGTCCGCTGGTGCTTTATGCGGGCAGAACTGTCGCCAAAGCCCTTGCCACAGATGCCACACTTGTACGGCTTCTCACCCGTGTGTGTCCGCTGGTGCTTCACCAGGTCAGAACTCTGCCGGAAGCTCTTGCCACATTCGCCGCAGATAGTGGGGCGCTCACCAGCAGGGATCCTGGACCGAGGAATCTTTGGGGGGCCCTGCGCTGGTGGCCGGGCTCTGCAGGGCTTTTCACCACTATGAGTTCGCTGGTGTTTGATCCGGGCAGAGCTATCCCCAAAGCCCTTGCCACAGACCCCGCACTTGTAGGGCTTCTCCCCTGTGTGGGTTCGCTGGTGTTTCACCAGATCTGACATCTGCCGAAAGCTCTTGCCACACTCGCCACACACAGCAGCCCGATCACTAGCCTGGGCCCAGCGTGGTTCTCCCAGGAGCCGAGGGCCTCTGTCCCGAGCCTGAGGTTTTCCAGGTCCCTCTCTCTGGACCCACAGGTCATCCCAGGTCTGAATGCCTTCGGGCTTGAGAGAGGCATTTCCTACTTCATGACCTGGGGCCAAATCTTCCTCTTCCTTGAACCCCAAGTCATCCTCCTGTGGGGCATGTTCAAACTCAGCAGGCTGAGGAATCTCCACATTCTCACTCCCTAGAcctggggaaagaaaaaggagttgTAAACCCTGCCCTTTGGCTCAGCCCCTATCTTGGATAGCAACCTCCCCAGAGAGGCATCCTTGACAATCTGTGGTTGCAAGgatctctcttgctctctttcctcTGAATTTCTGAAGCACTTATTATTGTCTGTGCCTCTCAGTAACAGTAACTTCCTTTCACCGTGCCCTCCGTGTGTGCCAATAACTTAACTAAGCAGTACTGAATTCTTGCAAATAATCCTATGAGGTAATACTGGTagctatccccattttacagacatggaGACTTCAAGAATGTAGGTCTCTTGCTTAAGGTTATAAAGTAGCAAAACCAGGTTTCTAACTCAGGTCTGCCTGATTTCCAAGCCTGTGTTAAGCCCTACATTATATTATCTCTATTTGGAAAGTCTGGTGTTTGCTAATTAcattatatcttttttaatattagcCCAGTCTGTAATTTATTACTTCAGTCATCTTGTGTGTACCTGAGAGGACCCAGACACACACCTGTACCTCAGGATGCTTAGGGCTGGTAGGAGAGATAAGATAAAGCACAAATTATTATAATTGCAGGCTCAGAATAACTGTGCTGTcacaagaaagagagaggaaagaaagagatagGGCTGGGCTTTCACAGCAGAGAAAAGAGTAAACCATGGAAAGGAATGTCAGATAAAGCTGGAAAGGGATGTTGGGACTAGATTAAGCAGGTAAGATCTGGATTGAACACTAGGCTAAGGCTTTTAATTAGTAGCAGAGGGAGATAGGGAAGGTTTTTGTGAAGGGAGACAGGATTAGATCTGGACTTAGATCAATGTGGCTGCACAGTGCATCACTGGAAAGAAAAGGGCTGAGAGGAGGCTGTTGCAATTGCTGGGATGAGACAGAATGAGGCCTGAAGTAGGGCAAAGGCAGCAAGGATGGTGATGACTATCAGAGACGAGGAGAGAAACACTGGCTCCCTCCCTTGGCTTttactcccctcctccccccacctccctggaaGCACAGTTCATGTCTGATTTTTCTGGGTCTGGGCCAGGCAGAGCCCAGCACCAGGGTCCCCACCCCGCCGTCACCTGCTCATGGCGGTGCACAGCTTCGGCCCTCACCTGTGCGGGTGCCTCTCAGCTGCTCCCTGTCCGCTGAGCCACGAAGATCCGGGCCCCAAGGCCCCACCGAGCGCTCCATCGCCGGCGCGCCGCCCTGAGCAAGGGGACAGACACAATTTCACGGTCACACAGCCATGTGCGGACGGCAGCGCCCTGCCGCTGCCCTCTGCCGGCCGGCACAGGCACCGGGCAGCGTCCGGGTCCGAGGTGCTGGGCGCGGCTCCCGGTGACCCCCGCCCGCGCCGCCGGCCGCCCCTGCACCTGCTGCTCCTTCCGGCGCGCAGTcgccccccttcccctcccgccgccgccgccgccgccacctccGCCACCCCGGCACCCTCCGGAGcgcctcggcagggctccggtgCCCCCGCCGCCGGCGGCTCGGGGATGCGGGCTCGGCGCCAAAGGCGGAGGGGGCTCGGACCCAGGCGTCCCCCGGGGGCGACCGCCGGGGGCGGGGACGGGAAGCGGAAGCGCCGGGCGGCACCTGGCCGCTCTAGGACCTTGGAGGAGCTGCACGCCTGTGGGGGCCTCCCGCGTCCTCCCgagctcggtggccggcgggcagcAGCCGCGTGCCGCAGAGAGGGCTACTCTGAGCCGAGGACAGTTGCCCGAACTCGGTGGTATTAACTGTGTGCCTCCTGGGCTGGAGATGGGTGCGGAGGGCCGAAGACTCTTTCTGATTGTCGCTGTGTCGGGCCACCAGCGCCGACCTCCGGAGCTGGCCGATAGCGCCAGCCAACCCGGCCCGGAGAGACAAAGAGAGCTCCAAAGACAGACccagggaaaggggtgggggaaagaCCAAGGCAGACAAAGGGCGGCAGAGGGCGGCGGAGACCCCagacggggcgggggcggggcgccgAGACACAGGAAACAAAGCGGGGCCGGTTGGCGAGGCggagggccgggggtgggggctgggctgggcttgggGAGACCAAGGCAGAAGCGCGAGCGACTGGCAAACGCCAGATAAATGCTGGCGAGAGGCCGGCTGATGGACGCAGGCATGCATCAGGAGAGTCACGAAGTCGTAAGCTAAGAGCCCTGAGTCAGAGAGGATGCAAAGGCTGAGAGACTGCAGCAGACGAAAAATACAAGAGCAAAAGATTGGCCGCCAGAAACAAAGACATGTAGAAATAGATAAGAGAGATAGAAAGTCATTGAAGCAGAGTAGGAGGAACTACAAGAAAAGGCAGGGAACCTGGggagaaacaggctcagaggcaGAGGAACAAAGAGTGAAAtaagcagagacagagagagacacaaagaAAGAGGCCATGGGGAGACTGGGGACCTACAAAGGGAACccagggaaaagcaaaaacattAAACCCTGTTTCCCAGCTTGGTGGGGCCCTGGCTGGAGCTGTGTTCCAGTGGTCCCAGGGGCGTGATCCCCAGAATCTGTACTCTGGACAAGTGTCTGCAGCCCATCTAATAATGATGGAGAGGGGTAACCAAGGTTTGTATGTTAACATTTATTAGCACCGGGGTGCTAATGTCGAGTGTGATAAAAAGATGAATCACGTAAGAGTTGTCCTTGGGGTGCTACCAGGTTAAAGGGGCAAGCACACAAATCATGATAATAAACTGTAAGGATGTGAGAGAATCAGGTTCACTGAGTCAAGACAGAATGGGAGAGCAGGGAGAGTTCTCATTTGTGGGAGTGAGTATGCACGGTTTGGTTTTGTGTACCTGGTACGCTTGAATGTTAGACACTGATGAACAGGGACCACAGATCAATCAACACATACTTACGGGTGATCAACAATAAGTCTAGACCCTGCAAATACAAAGAAACTCTTCAGGGAGCTCTCAGCTCAGTGGAACATGGAGAGGTACAGATGATGTGACAGATTCTATACTGACCTAATGAACAAAGGTATGATAAGAATGtagtacagagagagagagagacctgtaGAGTTTAGTGGCTGTGAACACTGTCTTTAAGGTCATTCATGCAAGTTTGATTCCTGGCCTTGTCATTTGCTCCCATTTAACCTTGGGTGGGGAAGTTATTTCTGTTTCCtgaactgtaaaatggggataatacctaATTTGAATGGTTGAGAATAATAGGTGTAAAGTACTTAGTAAAAAATGTCAGTTGTAACCTTTGGGCTGAAGTAACCAAGAAAGAAGGTGGCATTTTTGAGCTGATCCTTTCAGGACAGCTGAGATTTCAGTGAAGTCCAGAGCCTGGCTGAAGTGAACCTTAAATGAGgaactccaggcagagggaatgaaATGAACAGTGGCCCACGCACTAATGGGAAACGTGCTATGTGCTAGAAGCTTGGGATCCAAAAGGTGATTAAGATCTGTCCTCAAAGTGGAAAATAGATAATAGTTCTGCTTTAATGTGTCATAGTTTACATAATAGGAAAGTAGTAGAAGCTGCAGATAAGATGGTAAGTTAATCATTTGTTCCACAAACATGTCCTGGGGGTCCAATATGTGCGAGGCACATGTGCTGGAAAACAGGTAAGAGGCGGCCAAAATGGCAAAGAGCCAGCCCCTCTTGGAGGCAATCCCCCCAAAGGCTGGCCAGCCCCCATACCATACTCACTTGTAGAGCTAGCTCTGACTTTGGGAAGACAAAGCCTGGAGTTATTGGGTCTGATCCTGAACTCAGGTCTAAAGATATAGAAGCCCTTCCAGGAATATCTATGAAGATATGATGGCGAGATGAAAAAGAACTAATCCACATTATGAAATGGGAAGCCTGCTGTCTACCATTTAGTGCCCCATAGGAAACTCAAGGTGGGATCTTCCTTTCTTCAAACAGGCCCTAAGCcttatcaaaggaatgattgGGCATAATTTATTGAAGTTCATAAGCATGTAAATGGAATATTGTGTCACTACAAACTCATGTCATCTCTGCATTTAACCAAGGCAAGAGCCTTTTTTAAGGGCATTTGTTCATATGCACAAATGCCTTAAATATGTGACTTCCTTTGACTCAGTAACTCCTCTTACAGAAATGAGGCCCAAGGAAATGATTGGACAAATGCACGATGATAGCACCACAAACATAGTAACATCCCAGCTCAGCATTATTTATCACAGGGAAGAATGGGAATCAACCTAAACGCTAAACATctataaaaatgataatgtaGATGTGTATTTATGATCATAAACATAGAGAACACGTAAACTGACAAAAACAGCTTTCCAAAGTTATAGTATGATCCTAGTTTTGTGAATATATGTTTATTCTTATGTATAGGCATATAAGAAAATCTAGaaggatgaaaattaaaatgaggttataTCATGGTAATGATATTAGATGTGAATTTTTCTAACCATgtgcatttgcttatttttccatgAGAATGTATTGGTTATAcaataaataatgttattttttctctttttttattgagatatagttgatttacaatattatgtaagtttcaggtgcacaacagtgattcacaatttttaaagattatactgcatttatagttattataaaatattggctctattgcctgtgctgtacaatatatccttgtagcttatttattttatacatagtagtttgtaccttttaatctctCAGCCCTGTCttgcccttctcccttccctctccccactggtaaccaccagtttattctctagatctttgagtctgtttctgttttgctatattcaacggtttgttttattttttagattccatatataagtgataatatataGTATtagtctttgtctgacttatttcactccaAGTccaagcataataccctctatgttgttgcaaatgacacaatttcattgttttttacggctgagtcggtagtattccattgtgtgcgtgtgtgtttgtattatatgcaccacatcttctttatccattcatctgttgatggatggttgcctccatatcttggctattgtaaacactactgctatgaacattggggtgcatatacctttttgaattagtgttttcattttcttcagatatatacccaggagaggTATTGCTGGAGcacatgatagttctatttttagttgtttgcggaacctccatagtgttttccacatTGActacaccaatttgcattcccaccaacagtgtacaagtattccctttcctccacaaaCTCGCCAACGTTTGTTatctgtggtctttttgatgatagccattctgacaggtgtgtacatgttattttcttaaatattattgaaTGATTCAGGGAAGAGCTGATTAGTCTGAACCCAGGACAGGGGCAAGATAGTGAAGGGTGTGGAGAGGAGGGGCCAATTTTTCTCATGGATAGGAAGGACTTGGAAACCAATTGGTTATACTTGTGGAGAGTAGGGGAGGGAGGAGTTCAGAGTTTTAAGGAAGACGGTAGGGCTGCTCAGCCAGATGAGAAATGCAGGAGGAAGGGTTGCGGTGCAGGGGGAAGGGTATAATTATCCCTTCTCTCGGCTTCTCAAAGTACTCTATCTCCTTATTACACTACATTTTTAGCCCCAGTGCTGTGTGTCACACTTGTGGctgtctctgtctccccagaGGGCTGCAACCCTGATGGATTCCCTCTGTCTGCATTCTCAGCAACTAATCCAGAAGAGCAGTCACTAGATCGGAGCTAGTGGCACTGACACACCCCTCAGCTCATGTAATAGCAGTAACTAGCATTACGTGTGAGCTCATcttttatgccaggcactgctaaGAACTTGACATGTGTCAAGTTCTCATCAAGGCCCTATGAATTGAAATTCTTAATGGCATTTAACAGATACAGAAACGAAGACACAGAAATGTTAAAGTAagatgcccaaggtcacacaggtctTAATTAGTATACGTCTTTATAATCATGAAACTTGAACTTCTGTGAATTCAGTGTGGCAGGAGCATCCAATCCCATATGATAGATGAAGAAAGTAAGGCCTAGAGAGGTGATTTTTCCAAGGTTACATAAAGGGAGCAGTACTAGAAATGAGGTTGAAGTAAGGATAAGATGGTAGCATGGATGGATCTTAAAAGATAGTGCTGACTGAAAAGATTAACAAACagatatacatattaatatgtacatataaagCTATTTGTATAAACATGTACTATGTACTACACatttttcacaatgtatacaaactAAAAATATTACACATTAAGCACAGTAGAGTAGTTGCCTTaggtggaggagaggaaatgAGTGAGCTATGAGGCTGTACCTCAGAGTAGGAGTCTtaatcaacagatatttattttctcatagttctggagactggaagtccaagatcaaaatgccaacagggggacttccctggtggtccagtggttgagaatccgccttccagtgcaggggacacgggtttgacccctggtcaggaagctaggaccccacatgctgcagggcaactaagcccacgtgccacaactaagacccgaggcagccaaagataaataattttttttaaaaatgccagcagggttggtttctggtgaggcctctttccttgggTTGCAGATAgctaccttctcactgtgtccccacATGGCCTTTTAGCACATGTGCAGAGAGAGAGTGCtggtgtctctcttttttttttttccacttatttattggttgtgttggggcttcgttgctgcacacgggctttctctagttgtggtgagcaggggctacttttcgttgcggtgcgtcggcttcagtgcagtggcttctcttgcggagcatgggctctaggtgcgtgggcttcagtagttgtggcacacaggctcagtagctgtggctcacaggcttagttgctccatggctcatgggatcttcccggaccaaggatcgaacccatgtcccctgcattggcaggtggattcttaaccactgtgccaccagcagaAGTCCCTGgagtctcttcttataaggacaccagacCTGTCAGATCAGGGCTCCACCCttctgacctcatttaacctcagtTACCTCCTTAAAGGTCTTacctccaaatatagtcacattgggggttagggctccaACACATGAAGTGGGGatagggggacacagttcagtccataacaggggAAAATTGGGAAATAATATGTAGAACCATGAGGagcagggaaagaaaatggaGTTGGAGCAATAGGCAGGGTCCAGATCGAGCAAGACCTTATAGGTCATAGTAAGGGGACTTGCTTTAAAGGTTCAGAGAGATCAGTTCATAAATGCTAAAGCTAgcgtatatatatatggtatattgTATACATAACTGATTAACTTCAAAGCCCATGTCATCCGAAACCACTCTGAGTCCTGATAACACAGTATAACTGTGTATTTCATCTTACTATGAAAAAAAACAGAGTTCAGAGAGagcaaatgacttgcccaaggtcacacagtaagtggtagagctgaggtttgggaagttctttctgactccaaagccaagCTCCTTTTACACGTTCTGCAGCCTGCCAGCCTTTGTCCCCCTCTAACTTCAATCACTCACtctttcatgcattcattcatctaGTATATTATTTATTGGCACCTTCTTTGTGCCAGGCCCCGTG
The genomic region above belongs to Hippopotamus amphibius kiboko isolate mHipAmp2 chromosome 9, mHipAmp2.hap2, whole genome shotgun sequence and contains:
- the ZNF48 gene encoding zinc finger protein 48, giving the protein MERSVGPWGPDLRGSADREQLRGTRTGLGSENVEIPQPAEFEHAPQEDDLGFKEEEDLAPGHEVGNASLKPEGIQTWDDLWVQREGPGKPQARDRGPRLLGEPRWAQASDRAAVCGECGKSFRQMSDLVKHQRTHTGEKPYKCGVCGKGFGDSSARIKHQRTHSGEKPCRARPPAQGPPKIPRSRIPAGERPTICGECGKSFRQSSDLVKHQRTHTGEKPYKCGICGKGFGDSSARIKHQRTHRGEQPTRPVVPRRQPSRMATAAAQGPKAQDKPYICTDCGKRFVLSCSLLSHQRSHLGPKPFGCDVCGKEFARGSDLVKHLRVHTGEKPYLCPECGKGFADSSARVKHLRTHSGERPHACPECDRTFSLSSTLLRHRLTHMEPQDFSFPGYPLAPLIPSPPPSSSPPPPPLGTSPPLTPRSPSHSGDGPFGLPGLELEPGGPQAGEPPPPLAGDKPHKCPECGKGFRRSSDLVKHHRVHTGEKPYLCPECGKGFADSSARVKHLRTHRGERARPPPPSTLLRPHNPPGPAPTAPRSRVRAQPSGPSQPHVCGFCGKEFPRSSDLVKHRRTHTGEKPYKCAECGKGFGDSSARIKHQRGHLVLRPFGTGDSRARPLKEEPPTGLE